The sequence below is a genomic window from Sorangiineae bacterium MSr12523.
AGCTTGGTGGTGAACGTGCGCGGATCCATCTTTCCTTCGCGCGCATCGATCTTGATGCCAGGGTTCTTCGCCTCGAAGGCTTTCACATCGTCGAGGAACTGCTGACGTAAGAACGTCTCCGTTTCAGGCGGCAGCGCATTGACCGTGATGGTCGTCGCCGCGCTTTCGGAGGCGGCCGCCTTCTCCTTGCTACAGCCGGTGACCAACGCGACGATGGTCGCGGCAAATGCAACGAGCCCGCTGACGGCTATCTTGCCGAACGTTCCTCGATTCATGGCCCACTCCTTCTGCTCTCGCGAGGCATTCTATTAAAGGAGGGGACGTGCAAAAAGTCTATAGATTCTTGCAAAAAGTCGATCGAGCTTCCGGCACGCCGTTCGCTCAGCGCCCAGCATGAATACGGATGACGCACTGGTTGACGAGGCCGTGGCCGAATCATTTCCTGCGAGCGATCCGCCCTGCTGGACCGCGACGCATGGCGGCATGCCCGCCGTACCGTACCGCGGGCTCGCGCCCGAGAGGGAGATTCAATCCTGGATCGATGCGGATACGCTGGCGCTTTCTCGCGGCGGGAACGTGCATGCGTCGCTCGAGCACGTCTCGAATGTGCTGCGCCGAGCCCATCGCACGATCACGCATTACCCGGTCGATGGTGGCGGGAAAATTCGCGACATCGAGGCGATTCTGCCCGGGACCGATCTGGCGGAAGATCATGTGGTCATCGGCGCGCACATCGGCGACGCGGCCTGCGTTGCCGTGCTGCTGGCGCTTGCGCGCATCCTCGAGCCGCGGCACTTCGCGCGGACGGTGCGGCTTTTCACCTTCGTGACGGCGGGGGCGGATCCCGGGGAACTTTTGCGCGCGCGCGGCGTCCGCGTCCAAACCGGGATTCTACTGGGGAATCCGAGCTCCGATGTGGGGCACCTCGCCCGCGTGGTGCCCGGTCTCGTGGCGACCGCAGCACGCATCGCGGGCGCACCGGTGCACGATCACTTGTCCACTTGATGGTTCCGGATCTCTGCGCGCTGCGAGAGCGCGGTGAGCCAGGAGGGCGACCACATGGATTCGCTCTCCGAGCCGCGCATCGCACGGGCGCGGATGCCGCCGGCGGACGGAAGGATTCGGTTCACCAAGCGGAGTACGTCCGACGTGGCGCTCGGAAAGAGGCCATGGACCTTGGCGAGGCACTTGGCCACCCATGTGAGCACCAGCTCGGGATCGCCGCGCCGGCACGCCTCCATGATCTGACGCGCCGCGCGCTCCGAGCCGATGGTGATGCCGGGCAGTGAGTCCGAAATGCTGAACCACGCGTACTCCGCGCGATGGTCTCCCTTGAACGAGGCATTGCGCGGGCTTCCCGTGCGCATCAGACCCGGAAAGACGGTGGTGACGCGGATGTTCTCCTGCGCCAGCTCGGTGCGCAGCCCGGCCGAGAACCCGGCGAGCGCGAATTTGCTCGCCACATACGGCAAGAGGTGCGGCACGGCCACGAGGCCACCGATCGAGCTGATGTTGACCACGCGCCCGCCGCCGCGCGCGCGCATCGCGGGAAGGGCGGCCACGATGGTGTAGAGCGCGCCCCAGAAGTGGGTGTCCATCGCTTCGCGAAAGTCCTCGAGGGTCATGCACATCGCGGGACCCGTCTGGATGATGCCCGCGTTGTTGACGAGTACGTCGATGCCTCCCCACCGCTGCACGACGGTCTCGATGAGGGCCTTCACGTCATCCCGGCGGCGCACGTCGCAGGGGACACCCATGGCTTCGTGCCCGCCCTCGCGGAGCTCGTCTGCGGCGCGTTGCACGCTTCGTTCGTCGCGCCCGCACACGGCCACGCGTGCGCCTTCGGACGCGAAGCATCGGGCGAGCTCCAGGCCGAGGCCGCGCGAGCCACCCGTGATGACCACGACCTTGCCGTGAAAGTCTTCACGTGGGCCGCGCAACCAGCGCGCGGCCATCAAGGCCGTCCATGTGACTGTGGCAGAGGTGCGCGCGATCCATCCCATGATGCGATTCTCCTTGGGGCTCGAGGCAGTCCTTCCATGCGGCGGGTGACTTCGCCCAGGGCCCATCCCCAGACGACGTGGGAAGCGATCATGAGCGCGTTGCGGCGCAGGCTGTGTCGCTTCGGCGGTGCGAGCAATCCTATGGCGGGCAAGATGCCCAAGTAGCTGCCGGCCCATACGGCGAGGCCATAGGCGATGCCGCTGCCCGAGCCGGGGTGCAGTGCCCGACGGTTCGCATAGCGATACACGACGCCCGCCGCGGCGCCGTACGAGAAGTGCGCGGCCAACGTGAGGGCCTTTCGGGCAAACGGTACGCGGGGCGGGCTCCGCCCGAGCATCTTGAGCGCCCTCATCGTGATCCAGCGCGGAGGGAGCGGATGCCGCTCGTGCAGTGGCAGCAAGCGATGCAGGATCTTCATCGACAGCGTCATGGGGACGGTGGCGATCAGGCCGGCAACGCTGCCCTGAACCGTGTCGTCGGCGATGCGTTGGAAGGTCATGGTGCACGCGTTTGCATGCACCGTTCCC
It includes:
- a CDS encoding DUF1440 domain-containing protein, yielding MTFQRIADDTVQGSVAGLIATVPMTLSMKILHRLLPLHERHPLPPRWITMRALKMLGRSPPRVPFARKALTLAAHFSYGAAAGVVYRYANRRALHPGSGSGIAYGLAVWAGSYLGILPAIGLLAPPKRHSLRRNALMIASHVVWGWALGEVTRRMEGLPRAPRRIASWDGSRAPLPQSHGRP
- a CDS encoding SDR family oxidoreductase → MGWIARTSATVTWTALMAARWLRGPREDFHGKVVVITGGSRGLGLELARCFASEGARVAVCGRDERSVQRAADELREGGHEAMGVPCDVRRRDDVKALIETVVQRWGGIDVLVNNAGIIQTGPAMCMTLEDFREAMDTHFWGALYTIVAALPAMRARGGGRVVNISSIGGLVAVPHLLPYVASKFALAGFSAGLRTELAQENIRVTTVFPGLMRTGSPRNASFKGDHRAEYAWFSISDSLPGITIGSERAARQIMEACRRGDPELVLTWVAKCLAKVHGLFPSATSDVLRLVNRILPSAGGIRARAMRGSESESMWSPSWLTALSQRAEIRNHQVDK